One Yoonia sp. BS5-3 genomic window carries:
- a CDS encoding fasciclin domain-containing protein, whose protein sequence is MLRRTFFALTAATAVATSAFAMGEKDIVDTAVEAGTFTTLVAAAEAAGLVDTLKGDGPFTVFAPTDEAFAALPAGTVEGLLEDPDALAAILTYHVVPGKVMSTDLSNDMSATTVNGADVTIMTEPSVMVDGANVVAADIEASNGVIHVIDSVILPAG, encoded by the coding sequence ATGCTACGCAGAACTTTCTTTGCACTGACCGCCGCAACCGCAGTTGCAACATCCGCTTTCGCAATGGGTGAAAAGGATATCGTCGACACCGCAGTCGAAGCCGGGACCTTCACAACACTTGTCGCCGCAGCCGAAGCTGCAGGACTGGTCGACACGCTGAAAGGCGACGGTCCGTTCACCGTTTTCGCCCCAACGGATGAGGCCTTTGCCGCACTGCCCGCCGGAACCGTCGAAGGGCTGCTGGAAGATCCAGACGCACTGGCCGCAATTCTGACCTACCACGTTGTGCCGGGCAAGGTCATGTCAACCGATCTGAGCAACGACATGAGCGCAACAACCGTCAATGGTGCCGATGTCACGATCATGACTGAACCAAGTGTCATGGTAGACGGCGCCAATGTTGTTGCCGCCGACATCGAAGCGTCAAACGGCGTGATCCACGTAATCGACTCAGTCATTTTGCCAGCAGGCTAA
- the msrP gene encoding protein-methionine-sulfoxide reductase catalytic subunit MsrP, with protein MAYRWTNDLTSTDITPKSVYLNRRQILAGTVGLGAIGLAGKAQANDLDPNTLEEITSYNNFYEFGTGKEDPARNAHQLVTSPWSITIDGLVDNPGEYALADLLDGLSIEDRIYRFRCVEAWSMVIPWNGVELADILNKAGVQSNAKYVAFETVVQPENMIGVQRRVLDFPYVEGLRLDEAMHPLTIMATGIYGEPIANQNGAPIRLVVPWKYGFKSIKSIVRITLTEDEPPTSWNKANAREYGFYSNVNPTVDHPRWSQATERRIGGGLFAPRIDTLMFNGYEDEVASLYEGQDLSVDI; from the coding sequence ATGGCATATCGCTGGACAAATGATCTGACATCTACGGATATCACGCCGAAATCTGTATATCTGAACCGTCGTCAGATTTTGGCCGGAACCGTCGGCCTAGGCGCCATCGGTTTGGCGGGTAAGGCGCAAGCCAATGATCTGGATCCCAACACGCTGGAAGAAATCACCAGCTACAATAACTTTTATGAATTTGGCACCGGCAAGGAAGATCCTGCGCGCAACGCGCATCAGCTGGTCACCTCTCCTTGGTCGATCACTATTGATGGATTGGTCGATAACCCGGGCGAATACGCCCTGGCCGACCTGCTGGATGGTCTAAGCATCGAAGACCGCATCTACCGGTTCCGCTGTGTCGAGGCATGGTCGATGGTCATCCCCTGGAACGGGGTTGAGCTGGCGGACATCCTGAACAAGGCTGGCGTGCAGTCTAATGCGAAATATGTTGCTTTTGAAACGGTCGTGCAGCCAGAGAACATGATCGGCGTTCAGCGCCGCGTTCTGGATTTCCCTTATGTCGAAGGCCTGCGCCTGGATGAGGCTATGCATCCGCTGACCATTATGGCCACTGGCATATATGGTGAGCCGATTGCCAACCAAAACGGTGCGCCGATCCGTCTGGTGGTGCCGTGGAAATATGGGTTCAAATCGATCAAATCGATTGTGCGTATCACCTTGACCGAGGATGAGCCGCCCACAAGCTGGAACAAGGCCAATGCCCGCGAATATGGTTTCTATAGTAATGTGAACCCAACCGTTGATCACCCCCGCTGGTCGCAAGCGACCGAGCGTCGGATCGGTGGCGGCCTGTTTGCCCCGCGGATCGATACATTGATGTTCAATGGTTACGAAGATGAGGTCGCCAGCCTTTATGAAGGCCAGGATCTCTCGGTCGATATCTAG
- the msrQ gene encoding protein-methionine-sulfoxide reductase heme-binding subunit MsrQ — MTLSQAINGALSKLPAWTIYIVCALWTVWLFYLAITGGLGVEPINALERRYGELGLKLLVLGLLVTPLRKWTGVNLLKFRRAIGVSAFFLVLAHFSVWAILDVRSLDAVWTEIVKRPYVTVGMASFVLMIPLAVTSNNRSVRKLGAVTWRNLHKLTYPVAILAVVHYLWLVKGFQIEPIIYAVIIAGLLIARLRKPKPAGARQAA; from the coding sequence ATGACCCTTTCTCAGGCAATCAATGGCGCGCTGAGCAAGCTTCCAGCGTGGACTATATATATAGTCTGCGCGCTCTGGACGGTTTGGCTGTTTTATCTGGCCATCACTGGCGGTCTTGGGGTCGAACCGATCAACGCGCTAGAGCGCCGATATGGTGAATTGGGATTGAAGTTGCTGGTGCTGGGCCTTCTGGTGACGCCGCTGCGCAAATGGACTGGGGTGAACCTGTTGAAATTTCGCCGCGCCATTGGGGTCAGCGCCTTTTTCCTGGTTCTTGCACATTTCAGCGTTTGGGCGATTCTTGATGTGCGGTCTCTGGACGCCGTTTGGACTGAGATCGTCAAACGTCCTTATGTGACCGTTGGTATGGCGTCTTTTGTTCTGATGATCCCGCTGGCGGTTACTTCTAACAATCGGTCCGTTCGTAAACTGGGCGCTGTCACTTGGCGCAACCTGCACAAGTTGACATATCCCGTCGCGATCCTTGCCGTGGTCCACTATCTATGGCTGGTGAAGGGCTTTCAGATTGAACCGATCATTTACGCGGTGATTATTGCAGGCCTGCTTATTGCGCGTTTGCGCAAACCTAAACCGGCAGGTGCCCGGCAAGCGGCCTAA
- a CDS encoding MipA/OmpV family protein, producing the protein MRHLKIVAITALPAFVADAQELGWSYSVMAGAEYEPSYVGSDTYVAGPGFNVTADYAFSEQMQLSLSLGGVEAAYRLTPDSTILVSLEYEPGRDNADDEILAGFAEMEDTWEIQALAFREFGPLDVGVGLQQDLLGRGKGLVGFAGVRAEVVETERFELTAGANASFGDATHMNTEVGISAAAAAATGLDEYEADGGYKSMTLTLDADYAITDRTSVFASALVESYGAAIADSPLVRDEGSDITAELGIGVSFDF; encoded by the coding sequence ATGAGACATCTTAAGATCGTCGCTATTACGGCGCTTCCCGCTTTTGTTGCCGACGCGCAGGAACTTGGCTGGTCATATAGTGTAATGGCCGGTGCCGAGTATGAGCCCTCCTATGTTGGCTCTGATACATATGTTGCTGGGCCGGGCTTCAATGTCACGGCTGACTATGCATTCTCTGAACAGATGCAGCTTTCGCTATCCCTTGGCGGGGTCGAGGCGGCATACCGTCTAACCCCAGACAGTACTATATTAGTCAGTCTTGAATACGAGCCGGGCCGAGACAATGCCGATGATGAGATATTGGCCGGTTTTGCTGAGATGGAAGACACCTGGGAAATTCAGGCGCTTGCGTTTCGCGAGTTTGGACCGCTCGACGTAGGCGTCGGCTTGCAGCAGGATCTGTTGGGACGCGGTAAGGGCCTGGTGGGTTTTGCTGGCGTTCGGGCTGAAGTGGTCGAAACTGAACGCTTCGAGCTGACGGCCGGGGCGAATGCCAGTTTTGGCGATGCGACACACATGAATACAGAGGTTGGCATCAGCGCTGCCGCAGCTGCGGCCACTGGTTTGGATGAATATGAGGCCGATGGTGGATATAAGAGTATGACGCTGACGCTTGATGCTGATTACGCTATAACTGACCGGACCAGCGTTTTTGCCAGCGCCTTGGTCGAATCCTATGGTGCCGCCATCGCAGATAGCCCGCTTGTGCGTGATGAAGGTTCTGACATCACTGCAGAGCTTGGAATCGGCGTCTCATTCGACTTTTGA
- a CDS encoding DEAD/DEAH box helicase family protein, producing the protein MVDFSKLSRPKSKSAPTDPIEIFKKTPNTGGAPNDLWKGQADALAAWDRARTDNDNLIILNTGAGKSVVGLMVAQSLINEGVENVLFACSTIDLVEQTAREAEKRGLSYTTRTSGSSSNDGFETGKSFCIYGLFSRAARSSASLSIAILYP; encoded by the coding sequence ATGGTAGACTTTTCAAAACTGTCTCGGCCTAAGTCGAAGTCAGCGCCAACCGACCCAATTGAGATATTCAAAAAGACACCGAATACGGGAGGAGCTCCCAACGATCTTTGGAAGGGGCAAGCGGATGCCCTCGCGGCGTGGGATCGGGCGCGAACGGATAATGACAATCTGATAATTCTCAACACGGGCGCCGGTAAGTCCGTTGTGGGGTTGATGGTAGCCCAGAGTCTTATCAATGAAGGCGTAGAGAATGTTCTCTTTGCCTGTAGTACGATTGACCTTGTCGAACAGACCGCACGCGAAGCAGAGAAACGTGGTCTAAGCTATACTACAAGGACTAGTGGAAGTTCCTCCAACGACGGTTTCGAAACCGGCAAGTCGTTCTGCATATACGGCTTGTTTTCTAGGGCGGCAAGGTCGTCCGCCAGTTTGTCAATCGCTATATTGTATCCGTAA